Part of the Niallia alba genome is shown below.
CAAGTATATCATGTTGGCCATAAGCATGTAATAATGAAAATCACCCAAACCTAGCAATAGTTAACAAAAGATTATTTTGTAATATTTGTTGCTAGAAGTGAGGAGCTTACCAAAAAGAAGAAGGGAGAAAATGAGGATTGTGAACAAGGTGAAACCTCACATTGAAAATTCGATGTGAGGTTTTCCTTAGACTAACTTTCCGTATTTTCTACCCTACTCTTTGATCATGGATATAGACGATTTAATAGTCTTGGGAAAGGAATCGTTTCACGAACGTGCTCTACTCCCGAAATCCAAGCAACTGTTCTTTCTAGCCCTAGACCAAAACCAGAATGTGGCACCGAACCATATTGTCTTAGCTCTAAATACCATTTATAAGTTTCTGGATCTAATTGATGCTCTTCGACGCGCTTACTTAAAAGATCCATATCATGAATACGCTCAGAACCACCAATAATTTCTCCATAGCCTTCAGGAGCAATTAAATCTGCACAAAGCACAACATCTTCTCTTTCTGGATGTGGCTGCATATAAAAAGGTTTAATTTTAGTTGGATAATGTGTAATAAACACAGGTTTATCAAAACTTTCCGCAATAGCCGTTTCGTGTGGAGACCCAAAATCATCTCCCCACTCAATATCATCAAAACCTTTTTCATGTAAGAATGTAATCGCATCATCATAGCTTATTCTTGGGAATGGCGCAGTAATATTCTCTAATTTAGAAATATCTCTTCCTAGTGTTTTAAGCTCTAATTGACAATTTTTCAACACGGACTGAACGACATAAGAAACATATTGTTCTTGAACTTCTAAGTTTTCTTCAAACTCTACAAACGCCATTTCTGGTTCGATCATCCAGAATTCAATTAGATGGCGACGCGTTTTTGATTTTTCTGCACGGAAAGTTGGTCCGAATGAAAACACTTTTCCTAACGCCATTGCTGCAGCTTCCATATAAAGCTGTCCACTTTGTGACAGATATGCATCTTCTTCAAAGTACTTTGTTGCAAATAGTTCCGTTGTACCTTCTGGAGCACTTCCAGTTAAAATTGGCGGATCTACCTTCACAAATCCATTTTCATTGAAAAATTCATAAGTAGCACGAATTATTTCATTTCTTACTTTCATTACTGCATGCTGACGTTTTGAACGCAGCCATAAGTGACGATTATCCATTAAAAATTCTGTTCCATGCTCTTTTGGCGTAATAGGATAGTCTGTAGAAGTATGAATCAATTCCACATTTGTTACAAGTAATTCATATCCAAACGGAGAACGTTCATCCTTTTGGACCGTACCAGTAACATATACAGATGATTCCTGTGTAATAGATTTAGCTGTTTGGAATACTTCTTCCGCTACATCACTTTTAACAATTACTCCTTGTACAAATCCTGATCCATCACGAAGCTGTAAAAAGGCAATTTTACCACTAGATCGCTTGTTGGCAATCCATGCACCTACTTTAACCTCTTTATCAACATATTTTGGTAACTCGGCAATAGTTGCTTTAATCACAATTAACTCCTCCAAAAACAAATAAATATATGTACTTAAATAGAGACTGCGGTTCTCTCTATACGAAAATAAAGGATATCTAAAACCGCTTCTTCCTACCGTTAGTAGAAGACTTAGTAGAAAACATACTAGTTAAGATAAAAAATATTCTACCAAAACATTATACCTTTACATCCTAAGACAATCAACACTATCGATCCTTCTAGGTAACAAAATTCATATTTAAAAACCAATACCTCTATCTCTATTAAAGCGATTTTCACACGTCCTTCCATTAAAAATGGTGAATAGAAAAGAGAATGCCAAGTAAGATTCGATAATCCTTATTGACATCCTCTACAAAAATCGCTTATTTGTTAACGACCATTTTCTTTTCTACAAACTGTTCCATTCGACTTACAGCAGCTTCTAACTTTTCCAAGGACGTCGCGTAAGAAAGACGGATATAGCTATCTGCTCCAAACCCTGACCCTGGGACAACCGCAACGAGTGCTTCTTCTAACAATGCTGTGGAAAACTCATCAACAGACTTAAAGCCTGTTAATTCAACTGCCTTTTGCACATTTGGAAATAAATAAAATGCCCCTTTCGGCTTTAAGCAAGAAAAACCAGGAATATTATTTAATTTCCCATGAATAATATCTAAGCGCTCATTAAACGCTTGGCGCATTT
Proteins encoded:
- the asnS gene encoding asparagine--tRNA ligase, with the translated sequence MIKATIAELPKYVDKEVKVGAWIANKRSSGKIAFLQLRDGSGFVQGVIVKSDVAEEVFQTAKSITQESSVYVTGTVQKDERSPFGYELLVTNVELIHTSTDYPITPKEHGTEFLMDNRHLWLRSKRQHAVMKVRNEIIRATYEFFNENGFVKVDPPILTGSAPEGTTELFATKYFEEDAYLSQSGQLYMEAAAMALGKVFSFGPTFRAEKSKTRRHLIEFWMIEPEMAFVEFEENLEVQEQYVSYVVQSVLKNCQLELKTLGRDISKLENITAPFPRISYDDAITFLHEKGFDDIEWGDDFGSPHETAIAESFDKPVFITHYPTKIKPFYMQPHPEREDVVLCADLIAPEGYGEIIGGSERIHDMDLLSKRVEEHQLDPETYKWYLELRQYGSVPHSGFGLGLERTVAWISGVEHVRETIPFPRLLNRLYP